The Clostridium chauvoei genome has a window encoding:
- the dnaJ gene encoding molecular chaperone DnaJ: MASKDYYEALGLEKGASDDEIKRAFRKLAIKYHPDKNQGNKEAEDKFKEINEAYQVLSDPEKKARYDQFGTADFDGSGFGAGGFGGFDFSDMGGFGDIFDSFFGGGGGGRRRNGPQRGADIEYTLTLTFEEAVFGVQKEISINRSENCDSCRGTGAKPGTTAKTCPTCNGTGQVRVQRQTPLGSFVSTSTCDRCGGKGKIIEEACPKCSGKGQVRKNRKITVNIPAGVDTGNVMPLRGQGEHGTNDGPPGDLYIRINVTPSKKFIRKGNDIYVDVHISMAKAALGTEITVGTVDGDVKYTIPQGTQSGTLFRLKGKGVPRVNSSGRGDQYVKVIVDIPKSLNEKQREALKMFMEASGESTEEVITHKKGLKDLFGKK; encoded by the coding sequence ATGGCAAGTAAAGACTATTATGAAGCACTTGGACTAGAAAAAGGGGCTTCAGATGATGAAATAAAAAGAGCCTTTAGAAAGCTAGCTATAAAATATCATCCTGATAAAAATCAAGGAAATAAAGAAGCAGAAGATAAGTTTAAAGAAATAAATGAAGCTTATCAAGTGCTTTCAGATCCAGAAAAAAAGGCTAGATATGACCAATTTGGTACTGCTGATTTTGATGGAAGTGGATTTGGTGCAGGTGGATTTGGTGGCTTTGATTTCTCAGATATGGGAGGCTTTGGAGATATATTTGATAGTTTCTTCGGCGGCGGTGGCGGCGGAAGAAGAAGGAATGGACCTCAAAGAGGTGCAGATATTGAATATACACTAACGTTAACTTTTGAAGAAGCAGTTTTTGGAGTGCAAAAAGAAATATCAATTAATAGAAGTGAAAACTGTGATTCATGTAGAGGTACTGGAGCAAAACCTGGAACTACAGCTAAAACATGTCCAACATGTAATGGAACAGGGCAAGTAAGAGTACAAAGACAAACTCCATTAGGTAGTTTTGTAAGTACATCAACTTGTGATAGATGTGGTGGAAAAGGTAAGATTATAGAAGAAGCGTGTCCAAAATGTAGTGGAAAAGGTCAGGTTAGAAAAAACAGAAAAATTACTGTTAATATTCCAGCAGGAGTTGATACTGGAAATGTAATGCCACTAAGAGGACAAGGCGAACATGGAACTAATGATGGACCTCCAGGAGATTTATATATTAGAATAAACGTTACACCATCAAAGAAGTTCATAAGAAAAGGCAATGACATTTATGTAGATGTTCATATTTCAATGGCAAAAGCAGCATTAGGAACTGAAATAACAGTAGGAACAGTAGATGGGGATGTTAAATATACAATACCACAAGGTACACAATCAGGAACATTATTTAGATTAAAAGGAAAAGGTGTTCCAAGAGTTAACTCTTCAGGTAGAGGAGATCAATATGTTAAAGTAATAGTTGATATTCCTAAATCTTTAAATGAAAAACAAAGAGAAGCTTTAAAGATGTTTATGGAAGCTTCAGGAGAAAGTACTGAAGAAGTAATAACACATAAAAAAGGTTTGAAAGATTTGTTTGGAAAGAAGTAA
- the hemW gene encoding radical SAM family heme chaperone HemW gives MKEISLYVHIPFCKQKCLYCDFPSYASLEMLMDDYVDALSKEIEEKGKGYLIKSIFIGGGTPSYLSESQIKRVLDSINKLNKAKDIEFSMECNPGALEEEKLKTMLLGGVNRISMGLQARQDSLLKTLGRIHTFDEFVENFNLARKIGFNNINVDLMFGLPNQKLEDWIETLETIVKLKPDHISAYSLIIEEGTCFYNMYNNNKLRLPSEEEEREMYAITKDILSVHGYHQYEISNYSKEGCECLHNKIYWECKPYLGLGASASSFVDGYRFKNLDNVKEYVRRIKLNEDVIDEKIKNSIEDNIEEFMFMGVRLIDGISKEEFKVRFGRDVNSIYKEIIAKNIKAGLLEEDNKKLRLTSKGIELSNIVMSDFILDSK, from the coding sequence ATGAAAGAGATATCATTATATGTACATATTCCTTTTTGTAAACAAAAGTGTTTGTATTGCGATTTTCCTTCTTACGCATCTTTAGAAATGCTAATGGATGATTATGTAGATGCTTTAAGTAAGGAAATTGAGGAAAAAGGAAAAGGTTATTTAATTAAGAGTATATTTATAGGTGGAGGAACTCCATCATATTTAAGTGAAAGTCAAATAAAAAGAGTATTAGATTCTATTAATAAGCTTAATAAGGCAAAAGATATAGAATTTTCAATGGAGTGTAATCCAGGAGCCTTAGAGGAAGAAAAGCTTAAAACTATGCTTTTAGGTGGAGTTAATAGAATTAGTATGGGTTTACAAGCAAGACAAGATTCTTTATTAAAAACTTTAGGAAGAATTCATACCTTTGATGAATTTGTAGAAAATTTCAATTTAGCTAGAAAAATTGGATTTAATAATATAAATGTTGATTTGATGTTTGGGCTTCCAAATCAAAAATTAGAAGATTGGATAGAGACTTTAGAGACAATAGTGAAACTTAAACCAGATCATATTTCAGCCTATAGTTTAATAATAGAAGAAGGAACTTGTTTTTATAATATGTATAACAACAATAAATTAAGGCTACCTTCAGAAGAAGAAGAACGAGAAATGTATGCTATAACAAAAGATATTTTAAGTGTTCACGGATATCATCAATATGAAATCTCTAATTATTCAAAAGAAGGTTGTGAATGTTTACATAATAAAATATATTGGGAATGTAAGCCTTATTTAGGGTTAGGTGCATCTGCAAGCTCCTTTGTAGATGGGTATAGATTTAAAAATTTAGATAATGTAAAAGAATATGTTAGACGAATTAAATTAAATGAAGATGTTATAGACGAAAAAATAAAAAACTCCATAGAGGACAATATTGAAGAGTTTATGTTTATGGGAGTTAGATTAATAGATGGAATAAGTAAAGAGGAATTTAAAGTTAGATTTGGAAGAGATGTTAACAGTATATATAAAGAAATAATAGCGAAAAATATAAAAGCTGGATTATTAGAAGAGGATAATAAAAAACTAAGGTTAACCTCTAAGGGGATTGAATTATCTAATATTGTAATGAGTGATTTTATATTAGATAGTAAGTAA
- a CDS encoding nitrite/sulfite reductase, which produces MTKLKDVLYSEIEDFREKGHKFLNGELNVMQFKHASGGFGVYAHRGGKEFMIRLRIPSGITDLEEMKIVYGFAKKYGMERIHFTTRQAIQFHGLSIDEVCDLMKEALDNDIYTRGSGGNFPRNVAISPLSGVNTDEAFDVTPYALAVGNYFLERIYTYKLPRKLKVSFSSSNADGAHCTVQDLGFLAINKDGEECFQVYLGGGLGQNPKIAVKYKELIEPKDVLYYVEAMVNLFMAEGNYENRNKARIRYILDRMGEEEFLACYKKYVDEAKARGGLELENIETKEYNKKGIKVEVKSPRLFSQKQEGLYSVYLHPVGGQLETKDLKVILETLEKMDNIEIRLAMTEGIYFRNLNGEEAKELLEITEDMGGKTVFEQSVSCIGVPTCQVGLCNSQGTLNAILDYFKEKKFTKDVLPRIYISGCGNSCGVHQVGPIGFTGKKKRVNDEVQECFSLYVDGSFAANKTKLGDCYGDMLASKIPEFLYELAVSIDKCELRYDEYIKVKKDEFESLVNKYLV; this is translated from the coding sequence ATGACTAAATTAAAAGACGTACTATATAGTGAAATTGAGGATTTTAGAGAAAAAGGGCATAAATTCTTAAATGGAGAATTAAATGTAATGCAATTCAAACATGCTTCAGGTGGATTTGGAGTTTATGCTCATCGTGGAGGAAAAGAGTTTATGATTAGACTTAGAATTCCTTCAGGTATAACAGATTTAGAAGAAATGAAAATTGTTTATGGATTTGCTAAAAAATATGGAATGGAAAGAATACATTTTACAACTCGTCAAGCAATCCAATTCCATGGCTTATCTATAGATGAAGTTTGTGATTTAATGAAAGAAGCATTAGATAATGATATATACACTAGAGGTTCAGGAGGTAATTTCCCAAGAAATGTAGCTATATCACCTTTATCAGGAGTAAATACTGATGAAGCATTTGATGTTACACCATATGCTTTAGCTGTAGGTAATTATTTCTTAGAAAGAATATATACATATAAATTACCAAGAAAACTAAAAGTATCTTTTTCAAGTAGCAATGCAGATGGAGCACATTGTACTGTTCAAGATTTAGGGTTTTTAGCTATTAATAAGGATGGGGAAGAATGTTTTCAAGTGTACCTAGGTGGTGGACTAGGTCAAAATCCTAAGATAGCTGTTAAATATAAAGAACTTATAGAGCCAAAAGATGTATTATATTATGTAGAGGCTATGGTGAATTTATTCATGGCAGAGGGTAATTATGAAAATAGAAATAAGGCTCGTATAAGATATATTTTAGACAGAATGGGAGAAGAAGAATTCTTAGCTTGCTATAAAAAATATGTTGATGAAGCAAAGGCTCGTGGTGGATTAGAGTTAGAAAATATAGAAACTAAAGAATATAATAAAAAAGGAATAAAGGTAGAGGTTAAATCTCCAAGATTATTTAGTCAAAAACAAGAAGGTTTATATAGTGTTTATTTACATCCAGTTGGAGGCCAATTAGAAACAAAGGATTTAAAGGTTATTTTAGAGACTTTAGAAAAAATGGATAATATAGAAATTAGATTAGCAATGACAGAAGGCATTTATTTTAGAAATCTAAATGGTGAAGAGGCAAAGGAATTATTAGAAATAACTGAAGATATGGGTGGGAAAACTGTATTTGAACAAAGTGTATCATGTATAGGTGTTCCAACTTGTCAGGTAGGATTATGCAATAGTCAAGGAACTTTAAATGCTATATTGGATTACTTTAAAGAAAAGAAATTTACAAAGGATGTATTACCAAGAATATATATTTCAGGATGTGGAAATTCTTGTGGAGTTCATCAAGTTGGACCAATAGGGTTTACAGGTAAAAAGAAGAGGGTTAATGATGAAGTACAAGAGTGTTTCTCATTATATGTAGATGGATCTTTTGCAGCTAATAAAACTAAACTTGGTGATTGTTATGGAGATATGTTAGCAAGTAAGATACCAGAATTTTTATATGAACTTGCAGTTAGTATAGACAAATGCGAATTAAGATACGATGAGTATATAAAAGTTAAAAAAGATGAATTCGAAAGTTTAGTAAATAAATATTTAGTTTAA
- the lepA gene encoding translation elongation factor 4, whose product MKSNRQERIRNFSIVAHIDHGKSTLADRLLEATGTLTQREMEEQILDNMELERERGITIKSQAARLIYKREDGEEYILNLIDTPGHVDFTYEVSRSLAACEGAVLVVDATQGVQAQTLANCYLALNNDLEIAPVINKVDLPSARPEEIMQEIEDVIGIEAHDAPLISAKTGLNIGDVLEAVVEKIPAPTGDEEAPLKALIFDSYYDSYKGVVSYVRIKDGIVKPGTKIKLMATNKVYEVTEVGVFTPKLLPISELRAGDVGYIAASIKNVRDARVGDTITDADRPTDAALEGYKPAIPMVYSGIYPVDGAKYQELKDALEKLQINDAALNFEPETSIALGFGFRCGFLGLLHMEIIQERIEREFNLDIITTAPSVIYKVIKTNGEIIELTNPTNLPPATEIDYMEEPVVRGSIISPSDYVGAVMELCQERRGTFIDMQYLEETRVSINYEIPLNEIVYDFFDTLKSRTRGYASLDYEFKGYTRTELVKLDIMLNGDVVDALSMIVPKERAYDKGRGIAEKLKEIIPRQMFEVPIQAAVGSKIIARETVKAMRKDVLAKCYGGDISRKKKLLEKQKEGKKRMRQVGSVEVPQEAFMAVLKVD is encoded by the coding sequence ATGAAAAGTAATAGACAAGAACGTATTAGAAATTTTTCAATTGTTGCACATATAGATCACGGTAAGTCAACCCTAGCAGATAGATTATTAGAAGCTACAGGAACTCTTACTCAAAGAGAAATGGAAGAACAAATTCTAGATAATATGGAACTAGAAAGGGAAAGAGGAATTACAATTAAGTCTCAAGCAGCTAGACTTATATATAAAAGAGAAGATGGTGAAGAGTATATATTAAATCTTATAGATACTCCTGGACATGTGGATTTCACATATGAAGTTTCAAGAAGCTTAGCTGCTTGTGAAGGTGCTGTACTTGTTGTAGATGCAACTCAAGGGGTTCAAGCTCAAACTTTAGCAAATTGTTATTTAGCTTTAAATAATGATTTAGAAATAGCTCCAGTTATAAATAAAGTTGATTTACCATCAGCAAGACCAGAAGAAATAATGCAAGAAATAGAAGATGTTATAGGTATTGAAGCACATGATGCACCATTAATATCAGCAAAAACAGGTTTAAATATAGGTGATGTATTAGAAGCTGTAGTTGAGAAGATTCCAGCGCCAACAGGAGATGAAGAAGCTCCACTTAAAGCTTTAATATTTGATTCATACTATGATAGCTATAAAGGCGTTGTTTCATATGTAAGAATAAAAGACGGAATAGTAAAACCGGGAACTAAAATAAAGTTAATGGCTACTAATAAAGTTTATGAAGTAACAGAAGTTGGAGTGTTTACACCTAAATTACTTCCAATTTCAGAATTAAGAGCTGGTGATGTTGGTTATATAGCAGCTTCAATTAAAAATGTAAGAGATGCAAGAGTTGGAGATACCATAACTGATGCAGATAGACCAACAGATGCAGCTTTAGAAGGATATAAACCAGCTATACCTATGGTTTATTCAGGTATTTATCCAGTAGATGGAGCTAAATATCAAGAACTTAAGGATGCATTAGAAAAATTACAAATAAACGATGCAGCTTTAAACTTTGAACCAGAAACTTCAATAGCTTTAGGCTTTGGATTTAGATGTGGGTTCTTAGGTTTATTACATATGGAAATAATACAAGAAAGAATAGAAAGAGAATTTAATTTAGATATTATTACAACTGCACCATCAGTTATTTATAAAGTTATAAAAACTAATGGTGAAATAATAGAACTTACAAATCCAACAAATCTTCCACCAGCTACAGAAATAGATTATATGGAAGAGCCAGTAGTAAGAGGAAGTATAATTTCTCCATCAGATTATGTTGGCGCAGTTATGGAGTTATGTCAAGAAAGAAGAGGAACTTTTATTGACATGCAATACTTAGAAGAAACAAGAGTATCTATAAATTATGAAATTCCATTGAATGAAATAGTTTATGATTTCTTTGATACATTAAAATCAAGAACTAGAGGATATGCATCATTAGATTATGAGTTTAAGGGATATACAAGAACAGAGCTTGTAAAACTTGATATAATGTTAAATGGAGATGTGGTTGATGCTTTATCTATGATAGTTCCTAAAGAAAGAGCTTATGATAAGGGAAGAGGAATAGCAGAAAAGTTAAAAGAAATTATTCCAAGACAAATGTTTGAAGTGCCAATTCAAGCAGCAGTAGGTTCAAAAATTATAGCTAGAGAAACAGTTAAGGCTATGAGAAAAGACGTACTTGCTAAATGTTATGGTGGAGATATATCAAGAAAGAAAAAGCTACTTGAAAAGCAAAAAGAAGGAAAGAAGAGAATGAGACAGGTAGGTTCTGTTGAAGTGCCACAAGAAGCATTTATGGCAGTCCTTAAAGTAGATTAA
- the hrcA gene encoding heat-inducible transcriptional repressor HrcA, whose amino-acid sequence MAIDERKIKILQAIINDYIITGEPVGSRTIAKRYDLGVGSATIRNEMADLEEMGYLEQPHTSSGRIPSNKGYRLYVDKLMNAESLSKEEELKIKEYIINSAMYEVDKIVKQACTLLSELTNLTCIVETPSVKRSYIKSIQLLMIDNHNLVSVIVADSGVIKNHRIRVREMPGRETLQRINEILNLRLRNLTIEEINLEVISNLKNELEGYDELFNAILPALYETLKEVKHSDILVEGATNIFNYPEYNDIEKAKEILSLINDKDCVIELLESPGDISIKIGEENYFPEAKECSVISAEYSLDGRPIGTIGLIGPRRINYSKVIAIMGQVMKELNRSLRNQSIE is encoded by the coding sequence ATGGCTATTGATGAAAGAAAAATAAAAATACTTCAGGCTATCATTAATGATTATATAATTACAGGAGAACCTGTTGGTTCAAGAACAATAGCAAAAAGATATGACCTAGGAGTTGGTTCAGCAACCATAAGAAATGAAATGGCAGATTTAGAAGAGATGGGTTACTTAGAGCAACCTCATACATCATCAGGGAGGATACCTTCTAATAAGGGGTATAGACTATATGTAGATAAATTAATGAATGCTGAGAGTTTAAGTAAAGAAGAAGAACTTAAAATCAAAGAATATATTATTAATTCTGCAATGTATGAAGTTGATAAAATTGTAAAACAGGCATGCACATTACTTTCAGAGCTTACAAATCTAACTTGTATAGTAGAAACTCCATCTGTTAAAAGGAGTTATATAAAATCTATTCAGTTATTGATGATAGATAACCATAACTTAGTTTCAGTAATAGTTGCAGATAGTGGAGTTATAAAAAATCATAGAATAAGAGTTAGAGAAATGCCAGGAAGAGAAACTCTTCAAAGAATAAATGAAATCTTAAATTTAAGACTTAGAAATTTAACTATTGAAGAGATAAATCTTGAAGTAATAAGTAATTTGAAAAATGAACTAGAAGGATATGACGAATTATTTAATGCAATTTTACCAGCACTTTATGAAACACTTAAGGAAGTAAAACATTCAGACATTTTAGTAGAAGGTGCAACAAATATATTTAATTATCCAGAGTATAACGATATTGAAAAGGCAAAAGAAATCCTATCTTTAATAAATGACAAGGATTGTGTAATAGAACTTTTGGAGTCTCCTGGAGATATATCTATAAAAATTGGAGAAGAAAATTATTTTCCTGAAGCAAAAGAGTGCTCTGTAATTTCAGCTGAATACTCTTTAGATGGAAGACCAATAGGAACTATAGGATTAATTGGCCCAAGAAGAATAAATTATTCTAAAGTTATTGCTATAATGGGGCAAGTTATGAAAGAGTTAAATAGAAGCCTTAGAAATCAAAGTATTGAATAA
- the dnaK gene encoding molecular chaperone DnaK, whose product MGKIIGIDLGTTNSCVAVMEGGEPVVISNSEGARTTPSVVSFQANGERLVGQVAKRQAITNPDKTIISIKRHMGTNYKVTIDGKDHSPQEISAMVLQKIKADAESYLGEPVTQAVITVPAYFNDSERQATKDAGKIAGLEVLRIINEPTAAALAYGLDKMDTNQKIFVYDLGGGTFDVSILELGDGVFEVLSTNGDTKLGGDDFDEKIMNYIAETFKAENGVDLRNDKMALQRLKEAAEKAKIELSSSMQTNINLPFITADATGPKHIDMNLTRAKFNEITHDLVQRSIEPMKKALADANLSLSDIDKVILVGGSTRIPAVQEAVKNFTGKEPSKGVNPDECVAVGAAIQAGVLTGEVKDVLLLDVTPLTLGIETLGGVATALIERNTTIPTKKSQTFSTAADGQTSVEIHVVQGERQMAADNKTLGRFTLSGIAPAPRGIPQIEVTFDIDANGLVKVSAVDKATNKEANITITASTNLTDDEVDAAVKEAERFAEEDKKRKEKIEVKNNADQVSYQTQKTLEELGDKVSAEDKAKVEAKLEELNKIKDGEDVEAIKKTMDELTQEFYAISSKVYADANANGEAGAGFDPNNMGGANQGAAHDDNVVDADFEVKEDK is encoded by the coding sequence ATGGGAAAAATTATAGGAATTGATTTAGGAACAACTAATTCATGTGTAGCAGTTATGGAAGGTGGAGAACCAGTAGTAATCAGCAATTCAGAAGGAGCAAGAACTACTCCATCAGTAGTTTCATTTCAAGCAAATGGCGAAAGACTAGTAGGTCAAGTTGCTAAAAGACAAGCGATTACAAATCCAGATAAAACAATAATATCAATAAAGAGACATATGGGAACTAACTATAAAGTTACTATAGATGGAAAAGACCATTCACCACAAGAAATATCAGCAATGGTACTTCAAAAAATAAAAGCAGATGCTGAAAGCTATTTAGGTGAACCAGTAACACAAGCTGTTATAACAGTTCCAGCATATTTTAATGATTCAGAAAGACAAGCGACTAAGGATGCTGGTAAAATAGCAGGATTAGAAGTTTTAAGAATAATAAATGAACCAACAGCAGCAGCTTTAGCTTATGGTTTAGATAAAATGGATACAAACCAAAAAATCTTTGTTTATGACTTAGGTGGTGGTACTTTCGATGTATCAATCCTTGAACTTGGAGATGGAGTATTCGAAGTATTATCAACAAACGGAGATACTAAGTTAGGTGGAGATGATTTTGATGAAAAAATCATGAACTACATTGCTGAAACATTTAAAGCAGAAAATGGTGTAGATTTAAGAAATGATAAAATGGCACTTCAAAGATTAAAAGAAGCAGCTGAAAAAGCTAAGATTGAATTATCATCATCAATGCAAACTAACATAAACTTACCATTTATTACAGCTGATGCAACAGGTCCAAAGCATATTGATATGAACCTAACTAGAGCTAAATTCAACGAAATAACTCATGATTTAGTTCAAAGATCAATTGAGCCAATGAAGAAAGCTTTAGCAGATGCTAACCTTTCATTAAGTGATATAGATAAGGTAATATTAGTTGGTGGATCAACAAGAATTCCAGCAGTTCAAGAAGCTGTTAAGAACTTTACAGGAAAAGAACCATCAAAGGGAGTTAATCCAGATGAATGTGTTGCAGTAGGTGCAGCTATTCAAGCAGGTGTATTAACAGGAGAAGTTAAAGACGTATTACTATTAGATGTTACACCATTAACACTTGGAATTGAAACTTTAGGTGGAGTTGCAACTGCACTTATAGAAAGAAATACTACAATTCCTACTAAGAAGAGTCAAACATTCTCAACAGCAGCAGATGGTCAAACATCAGTTGAAATACACGTAGTTCAAGGTGAAAGACAAATGGCAGCTGACAACAAGACTTTAGGTAGATTTACTTTATCAGGTATTGCTCCAGCACCAAGAGGAATTCCACAAATCGAAGTTACTTTTGATATAGATGCAAATGGTTTAGTTAAAGTATCAGCTGTTGATAAAGCAACTAACAAAGAAGCTAATATAACAATAACTGCATCAACAAACTTAACAGATGACGAAGTAGATGCAGCAGTAAAAGAAGCAGAAAGATTTGCAGAAGAAGATAAGAAGAGAAAAGAAAAAATAGAAGTTAAGAACAATGCAGACCAAGTATCATACCAAACTCAAAAGACATTAGAAGAACTTGGAGATAAAGTTTCAGCAGAAGATAAAGCTAAGGTAGAAGCTAAATTAGAAGAATTAAACAAAATTAAAGATGGCGAAGATGTAGAAGCTATTAAGAAGACTATGGATGAATTAACTCAAGAATTCTATGCAATATCATCAAAGGTTTATGCAGATGCAAATGCAAATGGTGAAGCTGGTGCAGGTTTTGATCCAAACAACATGGGTGGAGCTAATCAAGGAGCAGCTCATGATGATAATGTAGTAGATGCAGATTTTGAAGTAAAAGAAGATAAATAG
- the grpE gene encoding nucleotide exchange factor GrpE, whose amino-acid sequence MEDNKEFKEEEIKGETANVEVEEDMDTCDEEVSQEAEEVKEESKDGWNPLKTTKKLKEENKKLSNEVEALKDRLLRMSAEYENFRKRTAKEKEGIYTDACTDVLKEMLPVLDNLERALLAEGSIDDVKKGIEMTIKGVSGSFEKLGVEEIDATGEFDPNLHQAVMHVQDENFNANSIAEVFQKGYKRGDKVIRYTMVKVAN is encoded by the coding sequence ATGGAAGATAACAAAGAGTTTAAAGAGGAAGAAATTAAGGGTGAAACTGCTAATGTTGAAGTAGAAGAAGATATGGATACTTGTGATGAAGAAGTATCACAAGAAGCAGAAGAAGTTAAAGAAGAAAGTAAAGACGGGTGGAATCCGTTAAAAACAACTAAAAAATTAAAAGAAGAAAATAAGAAATTAAGTAATGAAGTAGAAGCTTTAAAAGATAGATTGCTAAGAATGTCAGCTGAATATGAAAATTTCAGAAAAAGAACAGCTAAAGAAAAAGAAGGTATATATACAGATGCTTGTACAGACGTATTAAAAGAAATGTTACCTGTTTTAGATAACCTTGAAAGAGCACTTCTTGCAGAAGGAAGTATAGATGATGTTAAGAAAGGAATTGAAATGACAATCAAAGGAGTTTCAGGATCTTTCGAAAAACTTGGGGTTGAAGAAATTGATGCCACAGGAGAATTTGATCCAAATCTTCATCAGGCTGTAATGCATGTACAAGATGAAAACTTTAATGCAAATTCAATAGCAGAAGTATTCCAAAAGGGATACAAAAGAGGAGATAAGGTTATAAGATATACAATGGTTAAAGTAGCCAACTAG
- a CDS encoding patatin-like phospholipase family protein: MKSLKIISFDGGGIKGALSIRILKRLCEEYPDLLDNIDLFAGTSTGSLIALALASGLSVNDVDNLYSHEITKTIFSKPRLNLFRPKFNNKNLKSVLLKYFPENLTLKDLPKYVCIPSFNVTGLNSKHWEPVFFNNLTDNKTINYNIIDVALASSAAPTFFPSHKNFIDGGVVANSPTTISVFHCIDAFPNIDFKQNIKLLSIGTGDSPYRITKSTSNWGISQWSFRLFAKMNSPLLSLVMDGMCDLDNMYCNVLLKDNYFRINPKISKLIEMDNYNFVPFLKLLADSIDLADSFKFIETIFLKD; the protein is encoded by the coding sequence TTGAAATCTTTAAAAATAATTTCTTTTGATGGTGGTGGTATAAAAGGAGCTTTATCTATTAGAATTTTAAAAAGATTATGCGAAGAATATCCAGACCTATTAGATAATATAGATTTATTTGCAGGAACTTCAACTGGTTCATTAATTGCATTAGCCTTAGCTAGTGGGCTTTCTGTAAATGATGTTGATAATTTATATAGTCATGAAATAACTAAAACTATTTTTTCTAAACCTCGTCTTAACTTATTTAGACCTAAATTTAATAATAAAAATTTAAAATCAGTGTTATTAAAATACTTTCCAGAAAATTTAACGCTAAAAGATTTACCTAAATATGTATGTATCCCTTCATTTAATGTTACTGGACTTAACTCTAAACATTGGGAGCCTGTATTTTTTAATAATCTAACTGATAATAAAACTATTAATTATAATATTATAGATGTTGCTCTTGCTAGTTCAGCAGCCCCTACATTTTTTCCATCACACAAAAATTTTATTGATGGTGGTGTAGTTGCTAACTCTCCTACTACTATTTCTGTTTTTCATTGTATAGATGCTTTTCCTAACATTGATTTTAAACAAAACATAAAATTGTTATCTATTGGCACAGGAGATAGTCCTTATAGAATAACTAAATCTACTTCTAATTGGGGAATATCTCAATGGTCCTTTCGCTTATTTGCAAAAATGAATTCACCTCTATTATCACTTGTTATGGATGGAATGTGTGATTTAGATAATATGTACTGTAATGTTTTATTAAAAGATAATTATTTTAGAATAAACCCTAAGATTTCTAAACTTATAGAAATGGATAATTACAATTTTGTTCCTTTCTTAAAACTTTTAGCAGATAGCATAGACTTAGCTGATTCATTTAAATTTATTGAAACTATATTTTTAAAAGATTAA